TTCCAATTTGGTTACAATGCCACAAAATCGGGCTACAAATATGTAATCCAACACTAATTGGAAGCTCATGAGGCGTCCGGCGATGGGGTCTTCGCTTCTAATGGCAAATGTTGCAAATGCTGCCCAGACAATGCTGGCTAAAAATGAAACTCGTTAAATATTTATGAGGAGCACGAGCATCGGATCGGTCCAGCCGGAGACTGGCTTTGGCCACCgaccggcccggcccggcccggcctgGCCAGATGTGTAGGCCATAATTGTGCACAGATTTTGATTTGGCGTTGCCTGCAGCAGCAGTAAGGCGGCAGTAAGTGCGATCGGACGACCCAACCCCAGGTGCTGCTACCAGCTACAGCTTCCAGTTGCAGCAGCCCTGACGCGGCCTGCCTTGCCCATGGCCATATACTCGTACCACTCGTACACCCAATGCTCCGGCTCGCACATAGctgtaaataaaaaaaaaaaaaaggaaaataagAGAAGCAAGCCATGCCCAGCCCGGTACGGTCCAAGTGGCGGTGGCCCATAGCTCTCGGCCATGCACGAAGGCGCAACACTtcagcgtcagcgtcagcatcagcatcagtcTCTGCCCCGGCTTTTAGCCGCAGCTTCAGATTCAGTTTTGCTGCACGAGACTGTGGCAGGACCGTGGACCGCGCTGTGGAGCCACAACCTGTTTCGTGGGAACATTACCTAGTCTGGCACTGACTCTGAGCTCTATTGCCAGATCGGGCTGCAGCAGCCCGAGCCCGAGAGCTCTGTATGCTGACCATTGGGCCTCTGACGCGGACGCTGACTTGGAcgctgactgactgactgacggACTGCCTCTTGGTGTTGTTGGCCGCTCATAAATGAAACCTGTTAAATGAATGAAATAAAGTGTTATTTGCTCGACTCACAAATGTTTCTTAGGGGCCCTCTTTGGGTTCTTTGGATTATGCGCTTCGCTGAGGTTCAAGCTGGGGATGGGCGCGTGAAGGGGGCACTCCCCAATATGGAATGCTGATTAAACGATATATAGTAATCGGTTAAGATTTCTATGATTTTACTTGAACTTAGAGCTGTTTGAAATCCACTAATTCAAATTCTATTAATTGAATTTTACAAGCGATCAGATCTCTTGACTTTATTTCGTTTCTTtttaagaaacaaaaaatgtgGCTTAAATCTTATGAGACTGTATTCAAAATTCTTCAGCAGATCCCTAAGTCTGCCCCCTAGTGACACGGTCCGTCAAGATCCATTACGATTCCATCTTATTTACAACCCAAGGCATCACAAGTTGTATTTAGGGTTTGTTTTAGGGACTTTAGAGACTTCCTTTCATGATAAATTCTATCTATATTCTGTTCTATTTGCTCAGATGTTAATAAATATGTTTGGATTGCGTTCGATACACATTCATTCCAAGATATATAGTTACTCTGAAACCCATCTACCATGGCACGTTCTCTAACGCTACCCTCACGCTACCATCTCTAGAACTCATCCCAAGGCACGTTTTATAACTCgtgtgtgtttctgtgttCGAGTTGGTCTTCTCTTCTTCTCCTGTGTTTGCGATGTGCTCTGGTTCTTGGACTTTGGGAGCTTTATATTTTCTCGAAGACCCGAGAGCGGGATCCGTATGAAgtttaatttgatttttttttttacacatATTCCTGGGTCGTCTGGTTCCTCTTCCACTTCGGCTTGGGACCTGCTATGCAGCCCCGGTCCCTGCCCCACGTATGTGTTTGTGAGTGACTTGTAaattttttcggttttgttaCTGGCTTTCCTGGTGTTTCTTTGGTGCGAGTATTGTTTGTGTTTGCGTACAGTAGTTGTAGCTGCATGTTTTTGTTACCTTTCGAGCTGGTCTTCAACTTGAGTTTTATTTTTAACTTAATTTCTtgccccatccccatccccatccccatctccTCTCCTTTCTGACGAGGTCTGTGGACTGGCGCATGTGTAATTCATATTTTACGTACGCACAATAATTCGCCAGTTTTGCGGCCCGAACCATATAATTTgtggcaacaacaaaagccaGAAAATTTTGAGCTCAAGCTGATCCATTCCATGGATGGCATGGATGGAGCCCCGGAGACTTTGGACTCTCTCGGACTCGTATAAATGTGCGGGCTTTACATCATTTAGAGTCGCCTCGCAGacgtttattattatttcacGAGATTTACATTTTATTGTATAtgttttaatttaaatttataaCTCGTTGCTCTGCCACCAGCCCTGTTCAGACCCCTCCGGCCGTTAAGATGTTGCCTTAATTCGACAATTTAATTTGGGTTTATGCTGCCTTAATAAGGGGAGCCATAATCTGCCGCTCCGCCGAGGGCTCCCCTAAAGGGCGCATTTTGTTTGCCTTATGTGAAATGAGGAAGCTATGTATGAGGCCCGGCTTTTGGCTGGGCGTGGCTCCGAGACTTAAGCTCTGCAATttttagattttttctttttgctggTGAAACCATTTGCATTTGATTGGAAGTTAATTCCGGTTGTTTTCGTAACAAAATTCGGGTCACAAGAGTGGGGTTGTTTGGGGCATAAAAACAAAAGGGAGGTCTCGATTTCTTATAGAGTAGGTTTGGAAACGAGTGGAGTAACGACTTCCGTTCAAAACTTTTATGTTTAAGCGATGTGGCATTAAGTATTTTTAAAGAGATTTCTTTGGTTTCTACAGTGAAAGCTCTTGATACGGGCAGATCCCTTGGGCGGATCGCTGAACCTAAGAACACCTTTTCCCCTGGTCACAAAGTAAAGTCTTTACCATCCCAAAACAACACGAGAAGACTATattctttaaaaataaattctCTTATTTCACAATACTGAGAAATTGCTTGATGGAAAATAACTCCTTCGTTGATTTCTTCATCATCAGAACCTTCACTATAGGAAACCTATGGCCACACCTATAATTCTTACAGTTTTTGATTAAAATGTGTATACAAATTGTAACGAATTTATAGAACTTATGGGTTTTAGATTCTCCTTTCGATTCGGTGTGGGACAAAGGGCTTTAACGCGGCGCCAAAACCATTTAGTTCCAGTTGGTAGCCAGACACAAGGTTATGGCCACAACAATTTCTAACCAAGAAATGGACATGGACTTGGATGAGTAATGCGGACCGTTTACATTTTGTTCCCATGaagaaaaatatttaatttgatTGCGGTTTTTATGTCTTCATTAGCAAAATGCTGGAAAAGTAATAAATTAGAGATTTGGGCTTCGCGGGACGGGACTCTCGGATCTTGAATCGCTTAAAACCGGAGGCTGGAGAGAGGGTTTGACCAAGAGTCTGTTGGGGGCTGGTTTCTGGTTGTGTATTTTCATATTATTTTCGGTGTTTGGCCATGTAATGCGCCGTGGACCATGCATGAAGATTAACACTTGATTAATGAACTCGATTATTCATAATTTGTTGTTGCTCTTCTACTCTTTGCTCATTCTTTTTCTGTCTGCCGGCTGGCTGCTGTCTGCTGTCGGCTGCTTACAAATAATTGAAACATTTTGCGGCTGCTGCGACTGCTTGGGGCACATTCAATGCTAATGCAACTTCGATTTCAAGATCATTAAGCGCTACATGGACATGTACATGCGCTTCCTTTGGCTGCCATTATTGATGATTCCAGCTCCAGCCACAGTTCCAGCTTCGTCCGCGACTCCAAGAACTCCACAAACACAATCACACACTTGGAGTGGCACGCACCTGTGTGCGTGTTAGCTGCACATCTGAGGTACGCAACTCGTCAATCAGTTGACCATGTGCAACCGGTTTGTGCCCCACTTCCAGTTAACTCTTCACTCGATTGATTTCATCCATACCCTTAGCCTGAAGTTAGATCTGCTTGTCGGGGTGCTTTGCATGGGAAGATTCTTACGAAACAGATCTGAAATTAAAGATTGGTAGCAGGTGTTTCCTTAATATATGTAGATCTTATTTAGCTAAAAGTATTCTTAAACTACGATCTATTCGGGTTCAAACTCTATTGGTCTGATTTTGCGTGGATAAATATGGAGTAGAAGTATCTCAAAGGACTTTGAAGGGGAATATTTGATCTAGAAATTTACAAAACAAAATCTAGTATAGCTAATGGTTATTGGTCTCTAAAAAGAGACCTTCCTTGATAAGAAATATCCTTAAGTTGAATACTAAATTATTTCCTTTATCTATAACAATTTATCTGAATCAATTCTAAACCAAAGACAAGTAATTTTTCTTAGTTTCGATTATTGAAAGTGTTTTTGTTCCTACAATATTCTGTAGAAAGAAGTCTCTTCATTATTTTCCCCAGAACCTTTCCATCTTTAATCTGAAACTTTGTTAAGCAAATCCCCATAAAATTCGACTTAAAATCTCTAAAAAACATTGAGAAAATCCTTTATAGCTCTCCTCTCTTTCGGAAAGAACATACACTCTTCGTGTTGTACCAATTACCAATTTGAGCTGTCGTTTGCACTTTTTTCcttggggttttttttttattctttaTTTTATCTGATTATCTAAGCATGTGTTGATTTTTCCTGGACACAGCGGCATAGCGCTTTTCCAACTGTCAACGGCGCACAGCCGTCGCGTCGAATGATTTGCAGATTCTGTTTGACAGTTGGTCCGGTTTTTCATTAATGAACATGAGCACCGAGCGACCAGACCCAAGGATGGTTCACTGAGATGGGGAGAGTGGGATGTTGGGGAGTGTGGATCGGGAGGAGAACACACGCACTGCAGTCAAGGGGATGCATGCGTTCGTTTTTGATTTATGGATCAGGAAAAGGTGGGGGGCACAAATGGGGTTTACGAATGGAGTGGACTCGTATTGGTGGCCGACTAGAATCGGGCATACGATTCTTTTCTGTTTCGTTTCGCTTCGGTTTCGGGCTGCGGCTTGTTCTGGGGCTGCTCCCCCAAGGTAACCCTAATGAAGATAATTTATTATGCGATGCCGTTTAATTAAAATCAGATAACCCAACCGAACCGACCAGCGAACCAGCGATCTTTCGCTGTCTGTTAAACTCAACTCAAGTCAGTTCCAACTCCTTCAAAATGCATACAGAGTCGTAGACATCGGCATTCCCAGaccccatctccatctccagagTCAGCTTCAGCTCCATCCCCAGACCTgaatgtggatgtggatcCCACTTGGGCTCTGCCGAAATGTGGCTGCTGTTTGCTGGTGTGTTCTTGTTGTTACTCTTTTGTTAATTTCCCAGGCGCATGGCGCAGGCGCAGGGCCAGACACAACCAAACAACCAGATTTCGCGTTAAGTTCAACAACTTTTCGGGCAACAAAGTTGTTGCGGTCAACGTtggggatgtggatgtggatgtcgTCGTCtccatcgtcatcgtcatcgtcgccGGTGGCAGCTGTTTGGGACCATGCATGATTGGTATTGGTTCTTTATCAGGATCTTGTTTAGGCCATCTCGGTGCTTTGTTGATTTTGACTTTGACTTTTAATGCCGGTCGGCCTTCCTCCTGGCCGACTGGCCCGGCCTGCCTTCTTCTTCTTATCAACAAGATCAGTCCGAGTTTCACTTTTGTTCTCCGCTTATCCTCCGTTTTATCCATTTTGCCTTTGGCTTCATCTCCGTTtatcgttgttgttgttgttgtttcggTTTGATATGCAAATGATTTTTAATTGTGTGCCCGCGCGGTCCATCTGTAGCCTTGTTAAGACTGAAGAAATCTCTATTTAAATGCTCATCGAAATGTCATTAAGGAGTTCTCCTTCCACTCCTTTCGATCGCTGCCCCCTCATCCTCATTGGAATGCCACACAAGAGGCGCTGTTGTATGAGTCAGAACATAAGCGGCAGGAAAGCTTTGTTAAGGGAGTTCCATAGCTTTTTTGCTTTTGCGAAGCTCATCTCATTACCGTTCCAGTTTGAGTATATGATCCGGTTAAAGGGACCTTCGTAATTAGAGCAAATAGCAAAGCATTGTAGCACTTTCCTTGTGGCTTTTGGGGGTTTTCTCCATTTCCGAATAGGTGGGCGGAGCACCACCATATCAAACTCTTAAGAGAACCCAGCGGCAAAGAGCGCCTCCAGCGATGCGGGGCTTAAAAGAGAATGGACTAGAAATAGGAAaccaaagagaaagagagcgcTGGACTGCAAAGCTATTTGTATAGTAAGAGAGCTTTATAGAAAGAGAAGCAAATGAAAGAGAGCCATAGAGCCAACAACAATTTCCCGTAATTAAGACCCGAAGCTCACCAGGCAGGTGCAACTGTGCCCAGTTTGAAAGCCACTGGCCCGTTCAGCCAAGGCATCAAGTTTCCTTCCAGGGGCTTTTCCTATATATGAACGTAGCGCTGTCATAAATCAAAGCCGAGAGTGTGAAATTTTTTCGCCATCTGGCCCGGCTTCTTAAGGCCCGGGCCGACTTCATTAATATTTTCTAGCCGCGTTTTGTGTGCAATGTGTGTCGGTCGGCTCGGACGATCGGCCCGATCGCATTTTTAGCCATTTATGACTTAATTTCAATTACACGCATTTGGCCAAAAATATTTGTTGCCACTTTGCGGGTAATTAAAATGGCAACACGTGCACGACGACAGCACCAGCTCAAAAATGCTCTTGACAGTCGATGATGTGGATGCTGGAAAATGGAGCCGCTGTGGGGTCAAGGGCTGGGGATTTGGTGTATTTTTTATTATCTTTGTGGGGAAATAAGTTCTGATCTGTTaaaataaaaccttttttaaggGGCACTTCCCTTAAGAACCCTCTATGGAAAAGTTCCATATCTAGCGTTTGGTCTGAGTTTCCCTATCTTGTGCAAAAACCTAACTGATTCTACCATTTTATTTTGCCAATTAATATTAAGAGAGCCCCTTTTATAGGTAAAACAACATACTGTAAAGAACTGTGTCCCTCTTGAAAATCTCAAAGGAGAGATTTTGACAACCTCCCGACTCGTAACTTTGGAAAAAATTTCCCAGCATACAGCATAAATAATTGCAATGCAAACGGAGCTTGATTAATTGATAAAGCCAAAGTTAATCATGGCCCCTGGCAATAATCACAATCGGAGCTGGTGGCATGCCTCATGGGTAAGCATATGACACACATTTGTTCCGTTCCGATCCGTTCCTGTGCTCAATCTGTCCGATCTGTCCGATGGCGCACCTTGCGGCAAGTCTCCCAGCAAGGTGCAACGACTGGCAGACCGAACAACGCCCCAAGAAGCCCTGTGTACCTGTGCCGGGGAGCTGGTCTggagcggcagtggcagtggcagtggcagaggcggCAGCGATTTTAGAAAGTCCGCTGGGTATTAAAACGGTAAAGCCAGAGCCATTTCCTTTTGCCCACCAAGAGCAGCCGtaacaggagcagcaggagcaggaaaAGCCCAGACTCGAAACCACTTGAAATCCAAAGCCTATATATAACTCGGTGGCAtcggtggcagcggcagcataAATTTCATTGCAGACATTTGGCCTTTTATTAATTGTTTGACGGCGCCCGTGCCCATGAcaccccccaccccaccccaccccactccTTCCCACAGCGCTGCAGCCCCAAGAACCCaaaactgcaactgcaactgcattTTCCTCTCTCAGGCCCCGCTCTGGGCGTGATGAGAAATTTAATATTGGCAAACGGATAAAACCGCCAGATAATTATACATTTTGAgtggccaaagccaaagccagtcTTTGGCTCGGACTTCGACTTCGACGTCTCTCCTTCCCCTCCCTCCCCACCACTCCaccgccagctccagctccagcttcgAGTCAGTCTTTGGCTTGGGCTTTAGCTTTACAGTTCATGCGGCTCATGATAGTATAAGATTTCATTTCATTAAAGTGCATCACGACGGACGACGGACGGCAGGCGGAATCAATGAGCGGCGGCGGCTACATAGTTGTTGTCATGCCCCCCAATCACCAACCACCACCCTGCTCCCAATCCCAGTCCCAAAcacaaacccaaacccaaacccaaacccaaacccaatcCTCATCCCATTCCCTGCTAGCTACcagccaggcagcagcagaccaTCCAACCCGACTCAACCTACCTTACTTACTCGTACTTTTCTTCTTATTGGCAGATTACGACGGCGGGGTGGCCAGGCGGTAAGGCCTGGCCAACTTATAATCAAATCCGATAAAAAATTTCATTATTgctccacagcagcagcatcagcggcagccgaagcagcagcaatacccGACgtgaaagaaagaaaggctTCGGGTCTGCCGAAGCTTTGGACACCCTTTATAGAACGATTTGTAGATCCAATGGCAGTTACAAAAGAATATTAAATATGTCTAGAATTATGTCAGCATAAGGAAAGGTCTCTGCCAGAGAAAGCTAAATAGCATTCCTATGCTAACTTCTCTACCTCTGACACAAGTCCTGGCCAAGTCCTTATACCCTTTTGGCGAGTGTATAGGCAACAGCCATAACTGTTTTACAGGTAATTTCGATGTTGTTGGTACGAGTATGATTGTTGCTGGCTGCACTTAATTTTCGCATGCGCACTGAAACCGAGCCGGACTCATGATCGCGATTTCTTGATCTTCCGTCTTCCCGTTCTACCGCCACCACATCCCCATAGCCCCCAGGCCCCCGCCCACAGCCCACAGCCCCTCCTGCTCCTGTTTCGTGTGCGGACTCCATTTTGTGTGCCCGGGGCGCTTTGGTTCTCAGCCAACTCCAATGGCCACTGGAGGTCAGCACGGTCCAAAGGAATAGAAGAGCAGCCACAGCTTTTGATTCGAAATGGCAATCTCTGGCCTATCGCTGGGGCCACATAAATTGGGACGTGATTATGAAATAATTGCAATTCTGTACTTTGGACTTGCGCAACTCTTGCCGCAGACTCGCAGACAGAAGGCAATCAGTTGGCTCCGCTGGCATCCATTCTGCACCTTGGGGAGCCCTGAAGCACTGCAGCAGCACTGAGAGCTCTGCGGCAGGGAGCACCACTTCAAACGGGAGCAAGTGACAGGCGACAGATGATTGTGATGGcgaagcagcagccagagaAATCAAAGGAAATCGCAGAGGGGAAAAACCGGCATTCATTCATTACATTTGAGGGCAGGATCTGTTCGCGATGCCATGACAAATTCCATGACAACACCTGATCCCCGAGCAAAGAACTCCCTCAACTCATTTGCATGTGGACCTgtggctcctgctgctccagctcctgctcccgctcctgctcctgctcctctttCAACATatgcaaattaaatataatttcAACACTCGCATTTTTGTTGGTTCTTCTGGCCATGGGCTCCTTCCTCGGCCCTGCCTTACGGCCATAATTTACATGAGGTTAACACGCAAGCAAACAgccacaaacaacaacaaagaaccgGCCTTGATTATCTGCTGAAAATCGAATGCACGCACATGCCTCTGGATCGGGAAGAGTGGAGTGGGGAAGATGCTGCGTTTGGTGGGGGGGGACGAGGTACTGCAGCCGAAAAGGAAGTCAAGTTTGAAAAGgctgaaagaaagaaagaaagaaattcTATTACAATGTTGAAATATTGCCAAATCATGGCTCTGAAGTAAATAAATTTCCACGCCACCGCTCACCATGACCGCCTGAACTTCTGTCGttgatgcagatgcagatggagCTGGAGTTtgagctgaagctgaagcaaAGGCCGGTGGTGCTCCGCTCCATCTTCAGATGGTGGCGCGACGGAGGCACAGGAGCAGGCCCGGCAGCTAAAAGTCCCTGGCCGTGTATAAATAAGTAACCTGAGCTGCGCAACACGTTGCCTGACAGGGGCCCCAAAAACGGCACACAGCGTCGTCTCGTCTCACCTTGCCCCGCCGCGCTGCGCCACGCCATAGCACAGCACTGCACACCACGAGTCGGATTGGATCGGATCGAATCGCGAGGGAAGAACGCGGTGCGGAACCCGTTTAGATGCAGccgcagaagcagcagcagaagctcTGTGTCTCGGGCCGCCCTCCCGGCTCTCTGCGGCTAGGGGCATTTTGATTTATAAGCGATTTATGCACTTTGCCGCTAAGGTGGGAGTCGGATCGGAGTCCTCCACTTGACCGAATTCATGCGAGTGCCTGCCTGAACAAAGTTTATTCTCTCATGTAGGAAAATATTTATACTTTACATAGCCTCGTGAGGCATTGAATTTTGGATTTACTTGGGCGCTGGGCGCATTCATTCACATGATTCAATTGGAAAGCATTTGAAGTGTGTTAACAGTCCCCCGCCTTATCACCGAGACGTCCGTCTTATCTCCGCAGAGTCAACAATGGGGGATGTTTTATCTAAACCTTAACGGGTGCCTTGTTGGCAAAGAACCATAAAAGGCCCATCAGGCAGCTGGGCGGACTGTTGTTCACAGCTCCTTTCTGCAGCATGCGTTTGGCCTCGTCCAGGGAGAGCTCCACGACCTCAATAATTTCATCGTCCACACCGCCGCCGCTGTTGGCCTTATCGGCGTCGGACACCTCGCAGTAGTACATGGCCTGTTTGGCACCCGAAGCACCCACACCAGATCTGTAGGAGATAAAAAGATCATAAGTAAGCTTCGGCTGTCATATGTCCCACCTACTTACCTATAAACCATGACCTCTTCGATGCGCTCCACGGGCACATCGAAGCCGCACTCCTCGAGAACCTCCTCTCGTGCAATTTCAACCCAGCTCTTCGATTTGTCCACAATCCCAGCGCACAGCTCCAAGGTCACACCAATTGAGGGCGGAAATGCCTGGAGGTCGACATTATCAAAGTTCCCCTGCTCGCTGGCGATGACACCGTGGTACACCGCCGGACGGAACTGGCGCACTAGCACCAGCTTCTGCCGCGTTGAGTTGTACAAAATGATTGCCACGCTATCGTGCACTTTGAGCAGGTCCCAGTTCTTCTCCACGCCATTCTGTATGTAGTACATACGAAATGGCTTCACATAGGGGGAGTCAGCGGGCAGCGGACCCAACCAGATCTTCGATACGTTTTCCATGGtgttaaaaatatattttccgGGAGACAGCTGATGCCCAGCACCCAATAACAACAGAAGCTTATGGCAGTTGCGAGCAAGCTTTATGACATTTAAATCCTTATAAGAAATGGTCACACTGATATTTGGTTGTCGTTACGAAGATTTTTGAGCTTTATTGAGCAGAAACCACATCACGCCAACAAGCAGCGCCGGTCCGCCGTTTGTCGTCATCCCTGTTTTGACCAGCTCCCTAGCCTCATCCAGCGACAACTCCACGACCTGTATTACCTCCTTGTCTACTCCACCGCCCGCGGATACTCTCTGTTCATCGCACACCTCGCAATAGAACAATGCCTGCGCGCCGCTTGAAATTCCCACGCCAGATCTGTAGTGAAAAATCGGCTGTATGCTGTCGGCGGGTACATCGTAGCCACATTCCTCGAGAATCTCTTCCCGTGCTATATTCTTCAGACTCTGGTCCTTATCGACTTGGCCCGCACACAGCTCCAGCGTAATGCCCAGCTCCGGCGGAAACTTTTGCAGATCCACATCCCCATTGGTGATTGGCTGTTTGCGGCTCATCTGAGCTTGGTAAACTGCAGCTCTAAACTGCCGtacaaaaattaatttatcCCGAGACTTGTTGTATAAAACCACCAAGACACCGTCAAGAACTTTAACAATGTGCGTCTCCTTCTTCATCTCGTTTTCCAGGTAAAGAACGCAGCATGGTTTAATCCATTTGGATTTCGCGGGCAGTGGAGAAAACCAAATTCTCGTAATATTACTCAGTCGACCAACGGCAGACTTCTTTGCATCAAAACAACAGAATCGGCGCAGTCCTCCTCTAAAGAATTTAAGCATATTTTAAAAcagaaaagaaacaaaagtCAGTGGTAAAAACGACATAATTTGAAATAGTTCTAGGAAATGTTCTTTccaaatataccgtaaatattaCGATGACACATACAATTTTGCTAaaggaatatcaaaatcgaggaatatggttTCCAATAGTTCGCGGGAGAACGATTAGCCCATTGCAAGCCACGggggtattttaatattccaccgaaaataTTGACAATTGAATCATTTTatcgcagttcaggtgaaagatatcaATGTTCTTCTTGTAAGTAAAAAGGATGGGTAGGATTGATCTAGAAgaagaaatatttaaatagagggggcttaCGTGGGCTAGTTTTGAACCAAAATTGAGtcaaaatctaataaaagcagttatttaaaataaaccagttAAGAAGAAAAATGGTTCATTAATTGGATACAATTTTGTGGGCAGGGACGGAGTGTCATAAGCGAGAAATATGTATAAaataacttgaattcgtcagtatactTCCGGTATATTTTTGACATGAGGctgtatattttggtatatttctgagggtcggacgatAGATTTTAACGTTAATTCCGCGGTCACACTAATCTTGGGGCGACAGTCGGTGCgtaaaaatattttttccTTTAGTCTCCAGCATTAGATAATAGCATTTTCCGAATTGGATTTGCAGCTGGGAAACGAATCCGATTGCAATATAGCCAGTGTGTGTATCAATTAAGCGAATATGCTGCGCTCCAGACTGACACAGGCAGCCTGCGCCGCCCAACGTGCGTTCTCCACCACCCCCAAGGTGCTGGCCGCCAAGCAGATGACGGTGCGCGATGCCCTCAACAGTGCCCTCGATGAGGAGCTGAGCCGGGACGACCGTGTCTTCCTGCTGGGCGAGGAGGTGGCCCAGTACGACGGTGCCTACAAGGTAAGCGAAAGAAAACCCTCGCAACATTTACCCCCTTGCCGATTACGTAAACAGCAGCGGCCATTGACAGTTCGCGGTGACAGCTGATGCACTGGGGCCACAGTAACAAGTcgaggggcagggcagggaaAGAAATGCGTGCCTGATAATGAATCTGAATCGTGTCTCGACCGTCTACCTACCGGTGGCTGCGTGATTGTAATTGGCAAGGTCACGCAAAATGTGTGTGACTCGTACGCTGATAACGCAGCGATAATACCGTCCCTTCTGATTTGTTTACTCTGGATCATTCAAGCTCTTATTTGGCGTTTATCTGTTTATAGGTTTCCCGTGGACTGTGGAAGAAGTACGGCGACAAACGCATCATCGACACGCCAATCACAGAAATGGGTTTCGCTGGCATTGCTGTCGGTGCCGCCATGGCTGGTCTGCGTCCCGTCTGCGAGTTCATGACCTTCAACTTTGCCATGCAGGCCATTGATCACGTGAGTGTTCCATCCCCCACATACGCCATACACTACTCCCTCCCACCACAAGCAGTAGCCTAAATACTCATATTATCTCATTGCCAAAGAGAAAACTCCAGTTAATGTGCCCCTCCCACTCAGCTAGCTAATACTCGTAGTCCAATTCAAGTTCATTACAATACCAGAGGGCGGCGCGTAATGGGATA
This region of Drosophila miranda strain MSH22 chromosome 2, D.miranda_PacBio2.1, whole genome shotgun sequence genomic DNA includes:
- the LOC108153976 gene encoding uncharacterized protein LOC108153976, giving the protein MAWRSAAGQGETRRRCVPFLGPLSGNVLRSSGYLFIHGQGLLAAGPAPVPPSRHHLKMERSTTGLCFSFSSNSSSICICINDRSSGGHAFSNLTSFSAAVPRPPPPNAASSPLHSSRSRGMCVHSIFSR
- the LOC108155652 gene encoding uridine diphosphate glucose pyrophosphatase NUDT14, yielding MENVSKIWLGPLPADSPYVKPFRMYYIQNGVEKNWDLLKVHDSVAIILYNSTRQKLVLVRQFRPAVYHGVIASEQGNFDNVDLQAFPPSIGVTLELCAGIVDKSKSWVEIAREEVLEECGFDVPVERIEEVMVYRSGVGASGAKQAMYYCEVSDADKANSGGGVDDEIIEVVELSLDEAKRMLQKGAVNNSPPSCLMGLLWFFANKAPVKV
- the LOC108155651 gene encoding uridine diphosphate glucose pyrophosphatase NUDT14-like produces the protein MKKETHIVKVLDGVLVVLYNKSRDKLIFVRQFRAAVYQAQMSRKQPITNGDVDLQKFPPELGITLELCAGQVDKDQSLKNIAREEILEECGYDVPADSIQPIFHYRSGVGISSGAQALFYCEVCDEQRVSAGGGVDKEVIQVVELSLDEARELVKTGMTTNGGPALLVGVMWFLLNKAQKSS